The segment CAGAGTAAAATGCTGCTTGCCGAAAAAATCAAGATATCCAAGACTTTTCAGCAATCCGCACGTATTGATACCGATCTAGAGATTCCTGAAGCCCTTGACGGATTTGTTTTTCACAACTCGGCTAAATATGCACTGCAAAGAATGGCCCAAATGGCTGTGGAGTCCAACCGCCGGGCTTTTACCTGTACCGGGCCCTACGGCGCAGGTAAATCAAGCTTAGCCTTAGTTCTATGTGCTTCCCTCACTAATAATTCCCTTAGCTGTCAAGCTAAGAAATTGACAAAAGAGCTTCCTTATTTTGAAGAGGCTTTCCCATCAGATGAATCGGGATGGCTTGTTATTCCGTTAGTTGGACATAGAGGTGATTTAGTAAACGATCTTAGAAAAAACCTCTTTCGGGCGGAAAAAGAAAACCAGACTAGGCAATCGGCAAAAACTATCATAAAACTTCTTCGGAAAAAAGCCGAAGAACGCCCTGGAAATGGGGTCCTGCTAGTAATAGACGAAATGGGCAAATACCTTGAAGAAGCCGCCCAGGAGGGAGGAGACATTCACTTCTTCCAAGAACTCGCCGAGTCAGCAAGTCGCACTAAGGGACGTCTTGTAGTCTTAGGAATTCTCCATCAGTCATTTGAACAATACACGTCCCGTCTCGGAGAGAAAGCACGCAAAGAGTGGACCAAGGTGCAAGGGCGTTATGTCGATATTCCCCTCGTTACGGCCGTTGAAGAAGTAGTCGATCTGATAGGTAAAGCAATAGATACAGACTTGGAACACCCTGAAAACTTTGTAGCAGCAGAGATCATAGCAAATTCAATAAGGAACAGGCGAGCCGGTATTCCTTCTGATTTCGCCACCTACCTTGACTCCTGTTGGCCTGTTCATCCTGCAACAGCCGTATTGCTTGGTCCCTTGTCGCGATGGCGATTCGGACAGAATGAAAGAAGCGTATTTGGTTTCCTCGGATCAAGTGAACCCGAAGGTTTCCAGGACTTCCTGAAGTCAACCGAAGTCATGGGAACCACATATGAACCATGGCGCTTGTGGAACTATCTGAAAACCAATCTTGAATCAGCAATTATGGCATCTGCAGACAGTCACAGATGGGCTCAGTCCGTGGAGGCAGTAGCACTTTGTGAAGCCAAAGGCACCCCACTACACGTAAAACTTGCCAAGACAGTTGCAGTTATTGAGATGTTCCGGCACGGGTCTGGACTTATGCCGGAGAACGAAATTTTAAAGACTTGCGTTGCGGACACCAAAAAAGGCGATGTAGGAAAAGCACTTAAGGATATAGAAAAATGGTCAGCCGTAATATTCAGAAAGCATTTTAATTCATGGGCTATATATGCGGGTAGCGATTTTGACATTGAGAGTTCGCTTCAAAAAGAACTTGTTGCAAGAAAATTGAATATAGAAGAACTCGGCGACCTAGTTCAAATGCGCCCCGCTATAGCCAAAAAGCATTATCACGAGACCGGCACTCTAAGGTGGTTCAAAGTAGAAATTGTATCGGCTGAAAAAGCATGCAATTTAGCGAAAAATTTTCATCCGACCGATGGAACGGCGGGGGCATTCTTTTTAGTTGTTCCAACCGAGAATAATTATAGCAGGGAAAACATAAGAACTATTTGCAAAGAAGCATCTAAGTCGGCTGTTAGCGGTTATCCAGTTGCCGTTGGATTCAGCTCTAGCTATGAGCTCATAAACGATTTAGGCAAAGAACTGAGTGCCTTGCACGATATCAAAAGAAACAATCCTGAACTTGAAGGCGATTCTGTAGCAAGACTAGAAATCGAGGCGAGAATCACCGTAGTAAAAGAGCGACTACAGACCATTCTGAAGACTTCCCTTAATAAAACTAGATGGTTTGTCGGAGGAAGTCGTAAGCAAGTAAGAACAACTTCTTCTTTGTCGGTCTTTGCTTCAAATCTAGCAGATAAAACATTTCCGTATGCGCCAAAGATTCGTACGGAACTAGTTAACCGGGAAAAACCCTCAGGAAATGGGCAAGCGGCAATACGGAAATTGCTTTATGGCATGGTAAACCATCCCAACCATAAAGACCTCTACATAAAGGGGTCTCCCTCGGAACTAGGAATATACAGAAGCATTCTTGAAGCTCTATATCTCCACGGCAAGACAAAAAACGGCGCTCACAGGTTTCTTAAACCTTTGTCGGGAAACAAAAACAAACGAATTTTTCGACTTTGGAAAGAAACCGAAAATATTCTTAAAGAAAACCAGATTGTTCCTATCTCCANNNNNNNNNNNNNNNNNNNNNNNNNNNNNNNNNNNCTCCAAAATATATGAACACTGGACATCTCCGCCGTTTGGCATACGTCGCGGGGTACTGCCCATTCTCGCGATGGCTTTCGTAATGACAAACCGTACATCGGTCGCAGTCTATAACGAGGGCATATTCCAGACGGAAATAAACGAATTGGTAGCAGACCTTCTATTACAAAAGAACAGTACAATTCAACTCCGCTGGGTTGACCTAGGAAAGCGCAACGAGAAATTACTCGAGTCTCTGTGGGATGTGGCGAATCAAATCAATGATAATACAGTTCCTCAAAAACCACTTGAGATTGCAAGAGCCCTAGTACGGTTCGCATTTAAACTTCCTACTTGGACAAAAAGAACATCTTCAATTTCTGATGAAGCTCGAAATGTGCGCGGCGTATTGTTATCAGCCAGTGACCCTCTTCAGGCATTGTTTGTAGACCTGCCAATCATATTTGAAGCCGATAAGCTTCAGGGAAATCCGCCTCAGGACAACCAATTCTACAAACACTTCGGCGGATTCATTAAAGATATACTGAAAGAACTCGAAGACGCATATCCGAAAATGATGATGGAGTTACGCAAAAACATGCTTGAAGCACTAGGACAAAGAAATCCAAATCTGGAAAGTTTGCACCTACGGGCAAAAATTGTCCATGGCATAACCGGAAACTTTCGTCTTGATGCATTCGCGGGAAGACTTGAAGAATTCTCGGATGCTCAAGAAGATATGGAATCAATTGCAAGCTTGGCAATCAACAAACCAGTTCGCGAATGGTCCGACAATGACCCTAAAGCTGCTATGCTCCAAATCGCAGACTTTGCACTTAAGTTCCGTCAGGCGGAAATGCTAGCACAGTTAAAAAAGCGAAATCC is part of the Candidatus Dadabacteria bacterium genome and harbors:
- a CDS encoding AAA family ATPase, which translates into the protein MLLAEKIKISKTFQQSARIDTDLEIPEALDGFVFHNSAKYALQRMAQMAVESNRRAFTCTGPYGAGKSSLALVLCASLTNNSLSCQAKKLTKELPYFEEAFPSDESGWLVIPLVGHRGDLVNDLRKNLFRAEKENQTRQSAKTIIKLLRKKAEERPGNGVLLVIDEMGKYLEEAAQEGGDIHFFQELAESASRTKGRLVVLGILHQSFEQYTSRLGEKARKEWTKVQGRYVDIPLVTAVEEVVDLIGKAIDTDLEHPENFVAAEIIANSIRNRRAGIPSDFATYLDSCWPVHPATAVLLGPLSRWRFGQNERSVFGFLGSSEPEGFQDFLKSTEVMGTTYEPWRLWNYLKTNLESAIMASADSHRWAQSVEAVALCEAKGTPLHVKLAKTVAVIEMFRHGSGLMPENEILKTCVADTKKGDVGKALKDIEKWSAVIFRKHFNSWAIYAGSDFDIESSLQKELVARKLNIEELGDLVQMRPAIAKKHYHETGTLRWFKVEIVSAEKACNLAKNFHPTDGTAGAFFLVVPTENNYSRENIRTICKEASKSAVSGYPVAVGFSSSYELINDLGKELSALHDIKRNNPELEGDSVARLEIEARITVVKERLQTILKTSLNKTRWFVGGSRKQVRTTSSLSVFASNLADKTFPYAPKIRTELVNREKPSGNGQAAIRKLLYGMVNHPNHKDLYIKGSPSELGIYRSILEALYLHGKTKNGAHRFLKPLSGNKNKRIFRLWKETENILKENQIVPIS